A genomic stretch from Larimichthys crocea isolate SSNF chromosome XXII, L_crocea_2.0, whole genome shotgun sequence includes:
- the rskrb gene encoding uncharacterized serine/threonine-protein kinase SgK494 isoform X1, with protein sequence MGADGSKNRKRPAEGPEDEDLSSGWRGFLSSMGLSLPASLCRLAPPALRLGQRRMLQGKAPDIPEHVLRLAGVGPDKLRAEWSLPGFIAMFLPEFPHKTVPGHEHFQVLSYIAKGSFGPILKVKDKIKQKTYAVKVIPKSEILRLGVLEQSKEEVIVQRQVRHPFVHDLQDCWQTQRHLYIMCDYCSTGDLYTYWQMIGQFTEDTVRVFAAELGCALGFLHDFGIIHRDVKLENILLTDDGHLRLADFGLSRRLERGGRAFTICGTIQYMAPEVLSGGPYNHAADWWSLGILLFSLVTGRFPVTPESDHCSMLRKVRSFPYEMPLSFSPPLALLITELLCKTPTRRLRTLERFKRQTFFHGTTFDLTLLQRQPVQVILELRERPDRAAKARRGLTLSLQPLKGFDYDLFLSPPATPDTHLDASTQTHTAAPLPSPALPLQPSQEKGPRREVFV encoded by the exons AGGCCCGCTGAAGGGCCGGAGGATGAGGACCTATCATCTGGATGGCGTGGCTTCCTCTCCAGCATGGGTCTGTCTCTCCCAGCCAGCCTCTGTCGCCTGGCTCCTCCTGCCCTGCGTCTGGGCCAGCGTCGGATGCTCCAAGGCAAAGCCCCCGACATCCCAGAGCATGTCCTGAGGTTGGCGGGAGTTGGTCCAGACAAGCTGAGAGCAGAGTGGAGCCTGCCGGGATTCATTGCCATGTTCTTGCCTGAATTCCCCCACAAAACTGTGCCTGGGCACGAACACTTTCAG GTGTTGAGTTACATCGCCAAAGGTTCGTTTGGACCCATTCTGAAAGTGAAGGACAagatcaaacagaaaacatacgCTGTCAAG GTTATACCTAAATCTGAGATTCTAAGACTCGGGGTCTTGGAGCAGTCAAAAGAAGAAGTTATTGTTCAG CGTCAGGTGCGGCATCCATTTGTCCACGACCTCCAGGACTGCTGGCAGACACAGCGCCACCTCTACATTA TGTGTGACTACTGCAGCACAGGAGACCTGTACACCTACTGGCAGATGATCGGTCAGTTCACAGAGGACACAGTACGAGTGTTTGCAGCGGAGCTGGGATGTGCGCTCG GATTTCTGCATGACTTTGGGATCATCCACCGAGATGTgaag TTGGAGAATATCCTGCTGACAGACGACG GACACCTCCGTTTGGCTGACTTTGGTTTGTCCCGTCGcctggagagaggaggaagagctttTACCATTTGTGGAACCATCCAATATATGG CCCCAGAGGTGCTGAGTGGCGGACCCTACAACCACGCAGCTGATTGGTGGTCACTGGGAATTCTGCTTTTCTCATTGGTTACTGGGAGG TTCCCCGTGACTCCAGAATCAGACCACTGCAGTATGCTGAGGAAAGTGAGGAGTTTTCCCTATGAGATGCCCCTCAGCTTCAGTCCCCCCCTGGCCTTGCTAATAACCGAG CTTTTGTGCAAGACCCCCACCCGCCGCCTGAGGACCCTTGAGCGCTTCAAACGCCAAACCTTCTTTCACGGAACAACTTTTGACCTCACGCTACTGCAACGCCAGCCTGTGCAG GTGATTctggagctgagagagagaccGGACCGAGCCGCCAAAGCTCGACGAGGCCTCACTTTATCTCTTCAGCCTCTCAAGGGGTTCGACTACGACTTGTTCCTGAGCCCTCCCgccacacctgacacacacctggatGCCagcacacaaactcacacagctGCACCGCTGCCTAGCCCGGCACTCCCACTGCAGCCCTCTCAGGAAAAAGGTCCACGCAGAGAAGTGTTTGTGTGA
- the rskrb gene encoding uncharacterized serine/threonine-protein kinase SgK494 isoform X2, whose amino-acid sequence MGLSLPASLCRLAPPALRLGQRRMLQGKAPDIPEHVLRLAGVGPDKLRAEWSLPGFIAMFLPEFPHKTVPGHEHFQVLSYIAKGSFGPILKVKDKIKQKTYAVKVIPKSEILRLGVLEQSKEEVIVQRQVRHPFVHDLQDCWQTQRHLYIMCDYCSTGDLYTYWQMIGQFTEDTVRVFAAELGCALGFLHDFGIIHRDVKLENILLTDDGHLRLADFGLSRRLERGGRAFTICGTIQYMAPEVLSGGPYNHAADWWSLGILLFSLVTGRFPVTPESDHCSMLRKVRSFPYEMPLSFSPPLALLITELLCKTPTRRLRTLERFKRQTFFHGTTFDLTLLQRQPVQVILELRERPDRAAKARRGLTLSLQPLKGFDYDLFLSPPATPDTHLDASTQTHTAAPLPSPALPLQPSQEKGPRREVFV is encoded by the exons ATGGGTCTGTCTCTCCCAGCCAGCCTCTGTCGCCTGGCTCCTCCTGCCCTGCGTCTGGGCCAGCGTCGGATGCTCCAAGGCAAAGCCCCCGACATCCCAGAGCATGTCCTGAGGTTGGCGGGAGTTGGTCCAGACAAGCTGAGAGCAGAGTGGAGCCTGCCGGGATTCATTGCCATGTTCTTGCCTGAATTCCCCCACAAAACTGTGCCTGGGCACGAACACTTTCAG GTGTTGAGTTACATCGCCAAAGGTTCGTTTGGACCCATTCTGAAAGTGAAGGACAagatcaaacagaaaacatacgCTGTCAAG GTTATACCTAAATCTGAGATTCTAAGACTCGGGGTCTTGGAGCAGTCAAAAGAAGAAGTTATTGTTCAG CGTCAGGTGCGGCATCCATTTGTCCACGACCTCCAGGACTGCTGGCAGACACAGCGCCACCTCTACATTA TGTGTGACTACTGCAGCACAGGAGACCTGTACACCTACTGGCAGATGATCGGTCAGTTCACAGAGGACACAGTACGAGTGTTTGCAGCGGAGCTGGGATGTGCGCTCG GATTTCTGCATGACTTTGGGATCATCCACCGAGATGTgaag TTGGAGAATATCCTGCTGACAGACGACG GACACCTCCGTTTGGCTGACTTTGGTTTGTCCCGTCGcctggagagaggaggaagagctttTACCATTTGTGGAACCATCCAATATATGG CCCCAGAGGTGCTGAGTGGCGGACCCTACAACCACGCAGCTGATTGGTGGTCACTGGGAATTCTGCTTTTCTCATTGGTTACTGGGAGG TTCCCCGTGACTCCAGAATCAGACCACTGCAGTATGCTGAGGAAAGTGAGGAGTTTTCCCTATGAGATGCCCCTCAGCTTCAGTCCCCCCCTGGCCTTGCTAATAACCGAG CTTTTGTGCAAGACCCCCACCCGCCGCCTGAGGACCCTTGAGCGCTTCAAACGCCAAACCTTCTTTCACGGAACAACTTTTGACCTCACGCTACTGCAACGCCAGCCTGTGCAG GTGATTctggagctgagagagagaccGGACCGAGCCGCCAAAGCTCGACGAGGCCTCACTTTATCTCTTCAGCCTCTCAAGGGGTTCGACTACGACTTGTTCCTGAGCCCTCCCgccacacctgacacacacctggatGCCagcacacaaactcacacagctGCACCGCTGCCTAGCCCGGCACTCCCACTGCAGCCCTCTCAGGAAAAAGGTCCACGCAGAGAAGTGTTTGTGTGA